One Kineococcus radiotolerans SRS30216 = ATCC BAA-149 DNA window includes the following coding sequences:
- a CDS encoding glycosyltransferase produces the protein MPRVAVLRHRFGLPSEPFVLEQARAFTRWEPVLLARDPFPPGLEGASLAAAGPLAVAAHTAGLGSGPMTALLRDLRVDAVLAHFGVEAACALPATRRAGVPLATVFHGFDATTTTAALLRARTVSWATYARRRARLARQGELFLPVSEHLRTRLLERGFPPGRTRTHHLGLDLAKVPAAGDPEPRTIVHVGRLVPKKGHAHLLRALADLPGVRLTCVGDGPLRAELSALAAALGVGDRVEFAGRLDNASTLERIARAAVLCLPSTTAPSGDQEGLGQVLLEAGAMGRPVVASRHGGIPSAVVDGVTGLLVPEGDAPALAAALRRVLDDPAFAARLGSAAAGHVAEEFDVVRRTARLEELLDGLVHR, from the coding sequence GTGCCCCGCGTAGCCGTCCTGCGCCACCGCTTCGGCCTGCCCTCCGAACCCTTCGTCCTGGAGCAGGCGCGCGCGTTCACCCGCTGGGAACCGGTGCTCCTGGCCCGCGACCCGTTCCCGCCCGGCCTGGAGGGGGCCTCGCTGGCCGCGGCGGGCCCCCTGGCCGTCGCCGCCCACACCGCGGGGCTGGGGTCGGGACCGATGACCGCGCTGCTGCGGGACCTGCGCGTGGACGCGGTCCTGGCCCACTTCGGGGTCGAGGCCGCCTGCGCGCTGCCCGCGACCCGGCGCGCGGGGGTCCCGCTGGCGACGGTGTTCCACGGTTTCGACGCCACGACCACCACGGCCGCGCTGCTGCGCGCCCGCACCGTCTCCTGGGCCACCTACGCCCGGCGGCGGGCGCGCCTGGCCCGGCAGGGCGAGCTGTTCCTGCCCGTGTCCGAGCACCTGCGGACCCGGCTGCTGGAGCGGGGTTTCCCGCCCGGGCGCACCCGCACCCACCACCTGGGGCTGGACCTCGCGAAGGTCCCCGCCGCCGGTGACCCCGAACCCCGCACGATCGTGCACGTGGGCCGGCTGGTGCCGAAGAAGGGGCACGCGCACCTGCTGCGCGCGCTCGCGGACCTGCCCGGGGTGCGGCTGACGTGCGTCGGGGACGGTCCCCTGCGCGCGGAGCTCTCCGCCCTGGCCGCCGCGCTGGGGGTCGGGGACCGGGTGGAGTTCGCGGGCCGGCTGGACAACGCCTCGACCCTGGAGCGGATCGCGCGGGCCGCCGTCCTCTGCCTGCCCTCGACGACGGCGCCCAGCGGGGACCAGGAGGGTCTGGGGCAGGTGCTGCTCGAGGCCGGGGCGATGGGCCGCCCCGTCGTCGCCAGCCGCCACGGCGGCATCCCCTCCGCCGTCGTCGACGGGGTGACGGGGCTGCTGGTCCCGGAGGGGGACGCCCCCGCGCTGGCCGCCGCGCTGCGCCGGGTCCTCGACGACCCCGCGTTCGCGGCGCGGCTGGGCTCGGCCGCCGCGGGGCACGTGGCGGAGGAGTTCGACGTGGTGCGCCGCACCGCCCGCCTGGAGGAGCTGCTCGACGGGCTGGTGCACCGGTGA